Proteins from one Falco naumanni isolate bFalNau1 chromosome 2, bFalNau1.pat, whole genome shotgun sequence genomic window:
- the TMPRSS7 gene encoding LOW QUALITY PROTEIN: transmembrane protease serine 7 (The sequence of the model RefSeq protein was modified relative to this genomic sequence to represent the inferred CDS: deleted 1 base in 1 codon; substituted 2 bases at 2 genomic stop codons) yields MRLQLETHQSKLMPALVLDTAVSCLQLQRXKXCLRKRAKSFSAWTSNKINSAGMDEKNDHPAAKPEDELSVANIPVQMVAAEDKLAKRILAMKKHGRLKLKKKDKLLWNFQNKIILFTLILFILGVVTWTLLWLFIVQAANKDALYFVGLFRVANIEFLPEYRQKESKEFLSVAQNVQHVMNLVYTTSSFSKFYKQSTVSEVSNNNNGGLLIHFWIVFVVPQAKGQVLCEDCVAAILKDSIQTSIINRTSVGSLQGLAVDMDSIVLSAGLRSDYWSTTGTGTNCMYDLYADRLHEHFPLDIHATSGGTICYFKLIASVGHLLRLSIVSLQIEADNCITDSLTIYDSLMPIKHKILYRACEPADSLVSLVSTNNLMLVMFKAAQIKEQKEFHGYFEVITQERCGKAIVTKEKTGYEGRITSPYYPSYYAPKCLCAWNFQTPQKSLGIALKFHNYTISEKNIKGCERGWWKINEHMYCGYYVDHQTVFHIASSTVNIELQCSSKVSEKPLLVEYGSYNISQPCPPGHFKCSTGLCIQPMQRCDGINNCFDESDELFCVVPEWNCNSSFAIQDNLLACDGVSDCENGKDEQNCTHSIPCTNHTFKCRNNICIRKKTAKCDGTVDCIDGSDESSCSCGSSKSSNLISRIVGGTNTEEGEWPWQVSLHFVGAAYCGASVISKEWLVSAAHCFQGSKLADPRAWSAHLGMQMQGHAKFVSAVRRIVVHEYYNSRNYDYDIALLQLSKPWPDTMSHVIQPICVPPFSHKVRSGDKCWITGWGQKQEADDEGSAILQKAEVEIIDQTLCYSTYGIITARMFCAGLMSGKTDGCKGDSGGPLSCQSSGDGKWFLTGIVSWGYGCGRPNFPGVYTRVSNFAPWIHKYVPSVL; encoded by the exons ATGAGATTACAACTGGAAACTCATCAAAGTAAATTGATGCCTGCTTTGGTCCTGGACACTGCTGTTAGCTGTCTTCAGCTTCAGAGGTAGAAGTAGTGCCTGAGAAAACGTGCAAAG TCTTTTTCAGCTTGGAcaagcaataaaattaattctgctggaatggatgaaaaaaatgaTCACCCAGCAGCTAAACCTGAAGATGAACTAAGT GTAGCCAACATCCCAGTCCAAATGGTGGCTGCAGAAGATAAGTTGGCAAAAAGGATTCTGGCAATGAAAAAACACGGCAGAttgaaattgaagaaaaaagataagTTGCTGtggaattttcaaaacaaaataattctttttaccCTCATTCTATTCATTTTAGGAGTTGTAACCTGGACATTATTGTGGCTCTTCATTG ttcaGGCAGCAAACAAAGATGCATTGTATTTTGTTGGACTGTTTCGTGTTGCCAACATAGAATTTCTCCCAGAATATAGGCAGAAGGAGTCAAAAGAATTCCTCTCTGTGGCACAGAACGTGCAGCATGTG atgAACTTGGTCTACACAACCTCCTCTTTCTCCAAATTTTATAAGCAGTCAACAGTTTCAGAAGTCAG taacaACAACAATGGAGGCCTTCTTATTCATTTCTGGATCGTATTTGTGGTACCGCAGGCCAAGGGCCAAGTGCTGTGTGAGGACTGTGTGGCTGCCATTTTAAAGGATTCCATCCAGACAAGCATCATTAACCGGACCTCGGTGGGAAGTCTGCAGGGCCTTGCGGTTGACATGGACTCTATTGTACTAAGTG CAGGTCTTCGATCAGATTATTGGTCGACAACAGGAACAG GAACAAATTGTATGTATGATCTGTATGCTGATCGCCTGCATGAGCACTTTCCTCTGGATATCCACGCTACTTCGGGGGGAACGATCTGCTATTTTAAGCTGATTGCATCAGTGGGTCATCTTCTTCGTCTTTCGATAGTATCCCTCCAGATCGAAGCAGATAACTGCATCACTGACTCGCTAACCATTTATGACTCTCTGATGCCAATCAAACATAAGATACTGTACCG AGCCTGTGAACCAGCCGATTCATTGGTGTCACTTGTGTCCACAAACAATCTCATGCTGGTAATGTTTAAGGCAGCACAAataaaggaacagaaggaaTTCCATGGCTATTTTGAGGTCATTACACAAGAAA ggTGTGGAAAAGCAATTGtgacaaaagagaaaactggCTACGAAGGGAGAATCACAAGTCCCTACTACCCAAGCTATTATGCTCCAAAATGTCTTTGTGCATGGAACTTCCAG ACTCCTCAGAAGAGCCTCGGTATAGCTCTGAAGTTTCATAACTATACAATCAGTGAGAAGAATATTAAAGGCTGTGAGCGAGGATGGTGGAAAATCAATGAACACAT GTACTGCGGTTACTATGTTGATCACCAAACAGTCTTCCACATTGCGAGTTCTACTGTCAACATTGAGCTTCAGTGCAGTTCGAAGGTCTCAGAGAAGCCACTTCTGGTGGAGTACGGCAGCTATAACATCAGCCAGC caTGTCCACCTGGACATTTCAAGTGTTCTACTGGCTTATGCATCCAGCCGATGCAGCGCTGTGATGGGATCAACAACTGCTTTGATGAAAGCGATGAACTCTTTTGTG ttgtCCCTGAGTGGAACTGTAACTCCAGCTTCGCAATACAGGATAACCTGCTTGCCTGCGACGGAGTAAGTGATTGTGAGAATGGAAAAGATGAGCAGAACTGCACCCACA GTATTCCTTGCACCAACCACACTTTTAAGTGCAGGAATAACAtttgtattaggaaaaaaaccgCAAAGTGCGATGGGACTGTGGACTGTATTGATGGAAGTGATGAAAGCAGCTGCA GTTgtggcagcagcaagagcagcaatCTCATCTCTCGGATTGTAGGCGGTACAAACACTGAGGAAGGTGAATGGCCCTGGCAGGTCAGCCTCCATTTTGTGGGAGCTGCTTACTGTGGGGCATCAGTGATATCAAAGGAATGGCTTGTGTCTGCAGCTCACTGTTTCCAAGGGAGCAA GCTGGCTGACCCCAGAGCATGGAGCGCTCACCTGGGGATGCAAATGCAAGGCCACGCGAAGTTTGTATCTGCAGTGAGACGGATCGTAGTCCATGAATACTACAACAGTAGGAACTATGACTACGACATTgcgctgctgcagctgagcaagCCATGGCCAGACACGATGAGCCATGTCATCCAGCCGATCTGCGTGCCTCCCTTTTCACACAAAGTCCGCAGCGGTGACAAGTGCTGGATAACAGGCTGGGGCCAAAAGCAGGAAGCAG atgaTGAAGGTTCAGCAattcttcagaaagcagaggtAGAAATTATTGACCAAACATTATGTTATTCCACATATGGGATTATCACAGCTAGGATGTTTTGTGCTGGACTAATGTCTGGGAAAACAGATGGGTGCAAA